In Roseofilum reptotaenium CS-1145, the following proteins share a genomic window:
- a CDS encoding C40 family peptidase has protein sequence MIALEKLTTTQAYQFCGNVDLYNSCETEELATQAAGDRQFHLIGSPQNNAVPILLSEDDYSCWLSLKDLDKIDLALALYQPRPVSRAEIEKKIDRIIAYTQYAIDQPNHYLWGGTVPPNYDCSGLMQAAFASVGIWIPRDAHQQHNFTQSIAIEEAEPGDLLFFSSKQRVTHVALYLGDRKYIHSSGKDNGRNGIGIDTLSPEGDSFSRYYHQLYCGVGRVTTGYISTGNPNAQFECPITDP, from the coding sequence ATGATTGCTCTTGAAAAACTGACCACGACCCAAGCTTATCAATTTTGTGGCAATGTAGATTTATACAATTCCTGTGAAACAGAAGAGTTAGCAACCCAAGCGGCTGGCGATCGGCAATTTCACCTCATTGGATCTCCTCAAAATAATGCCGTTCCTATCCTCTTATCTGAAGACGATTATTCCTGCTGGTTATCTTTGAAGGACTTGGACAAAATCGACCTTGCTTTAGCCCTCTATCAACCGCGTCCGGTCTCCCGTGCTGAAATAGAAAAAAAGATCGATCGCATTATTGCCTACACCCAATATGCCATCGATCAACCCAATCACTATCTGTGGGGAGGAACAGTTCCCCCTAATTATGATTGTTCTGGATTAATGCAAGCGGCTTTCGCCTCCGTCGGGATCTGGATACCCAGAGATGCCCATCAACAACATAATTTTACTCAATCCATTGCTATTGAAGAAGCCGAACCTGGAGATCTACTATTTTTTTCTTCTAAACAACGAGTTACCCATGTCGCTTTATATTTAGGCGATCGGAAATATATTCATAGCTCTGGAAAAGATAACGGTCGCAATGGCATTGGTATAGACACTTTATCCCCTGAAGGAGATTCCTTCAGTCGATATTACCATCAACTTTACTGCGGTGTGGGTCGAGTCACTACAGGCTATATCAGTACCGGCAATCCCAACGCTCAATTTGAATGTCCTATCACCGATCCATGA
- a CDS encoding mechanosensitive ion channel family protein, which translates to MKIVHFIGIAVCVAYWVIAVQPLAIAQFSFIGQPPISSPPYNTPWWDLNKAQPCGQDWCSEVHLYSHRILEPELKLAVPSNFQSENPEPAIIEVEQRAKLVQSLLNTGINKTLNNHQFPHNSEPKSWNFWSFWNHDKPQHPLTLRLAIGKIKNQTVIYAPPQPELGLLISGTIVTVTEIDSRANFTSIEELAKTWQTNLELAFSEILWGREFDARYPWIRLKMSILTLLLTLIIFMILHVAREKVTVWRREFKKKTQTLVKLLESDSQENSGESIDSKNIDKFLELSDWKLIARLDSAKDNNEDIFSQIFFIHQINNSIELLRRILLILQPSALFFCLAVIFGLFRTTRFLTITFSVQAVLLPAIWMLITLIDKIFDFIIDHALNEWAKEMKEVDTLSNRYTLRVTTYSPAIKGGKHALFLALGIYITINLLGVSIKILASMGVLTVVLAFISRNLLEDMLNGILILWTDRYARGDFVEINNFSGTVEIINLYVTHLRNLDGQLIIIPNGQVSTVINSTKDWSRSNLTIKIALGADLKKAMETIKQVSNELQKDEEWKDKILEPVNILGVDDISHEGSIIRFLIKTVPGEQWAVSRTFRLRIKKALDEAGISLGIPQQIWYTYRSDEKLHLPISIDPDDS; encoded by the coding sequence ATGAAAATCGTTCATTTTATTGGTATAGCAGTCTGTGTTGCGTACTGGGTTATAGCGGTTCAACCTTTGGCGATCGCTCAATTTTCTTTCATAGGACAACCGCCTATTTCTAGCCCACCCTATAATACACCTTGGTGGGATCTCAACAAAGCGCAACCCTGTGGGCAAGATTGGTGCAGTGAAGTACATCTTTATAGCCATAGAATCTTAGAACCAGAATTAAAGCTTGCGGTTCCCTCAAATTTTCAATCAGAAAATCCAGAGCCGGCCATTATAGAAGTTGAACAAAGAGCAAAATTAGTTCAATCTTTACTGAATACAGGAATTAACAAAACTCTAAACAATCACCAATTTCCCCACAACTCTGAGCCTAAAAGCTGGAATTTTTGGTCTTTCTGGAATCACGATAAACCCCAACATCCCCTGACTCTACGATTAGCTATTGGAAAGATAAAAAATCAAACGGTTATCTATGCACCTCCTCAGCCTGAATTAGGACTTCTAATCTCCGGTACCATCGTCACAGTTACTGAAATAGATTCCAGAGCCAATTTTACCTCTATTGAAGAATTAGCTAAAACCTGGCAGACTAATTTAGAGCTGGCTTTTAGTGAAATTTTATGGGGCAGAGAATTTGATGCTCGATATCCTTGGATTCGATTAAAAATGAGCATCCTAACTCTTCTATTAACCCTTATTATTTTCATGATTCTTCATGTGGCAAGAGAGAAGGTAACGGTCTGGAGAAGAGAGTTCAAAAAAAAGACCCAAACCCTAGTTAAATTACTCGAGAGTGACTCCCAGGAAAATTCTGGAGAAAGTATAGACTCCAAAAATATAGATAAGTTTCTAGAACTCTCTGACTGGAAGTTGATCGCAAGATTAGATTCAGCAAAAGATAATAATGAAGATATTTTTTCTCAAATATTTTTCATTCATCAAATCAATAATTCAATCGAATTATTGAGAAGAATATTATTGATTTTACAGCCCTCAGCTTTGTTTTTTTGTCTGGCTGTGATTTTTGGATTATTTAGAACGACTCGATTTTTAACCATTACCTTTAGTGTTCAAGCAGTTTTACTGCCCGCGATTTGGATGCTTATTACTCTAATTGATAAAATATTCGACTTTATCATCGATCATGCATTAAATGAATGGGCTAAAGAAATGAAAGAAGTTGATACTTTATCGAATCGTTATACATTGCGTGTAACCACTTATTCCCCAGCCATAAAAGGAGGAAAACATGCTTTATTTCTTGCCTTGGGCATTTATATTACGATTAATCTGTTAGGGGTCAGTATTAAAATTTTAGCTAGCATGGGGGTGTTAACCGTTGTCCTAGCATTTATTTCGCGAAATTTATTGGAAGATATGCTTAATGGGATTCTAATTCTCTGGACCGATCGCTATGCTAGGGGGGATTTTGTTGAGATCAACAACTTTTCAGGTACAGTCGAAATTATTAATCTTTATGTTACCCATCTCAGAAATTTAGATGGTCAACTGATTATTATCCCCAATGGTCAAGTTTCCACTGTGATTAACAGTACTAAAGATTGGTCAAGAAGTAATTTAACGATCAAAATTGCTTTAGGGGCAGATTTAAAAAAAGCTATGGAAACCATTAAGCAGGTATCGAATGAACTTCAAAAAGATGAAGAATGGAAAGATAAAATTTTAGAGCCTGTCAATATTTTAGGAGTGGATGATATTTCCCATGAAGGAAGCATTATTCGGTTTCTGATTAAAACGGTACCGGGGGAACAATGGGCGGTTTCTCGGACGTTTCGTTTACGGATTAAGAAGGCTTTGGATGAAGCGGGTATTTCTCTAGGAATTCCTCAGCAAATTTGGTACACTTATCGATCGGATGAGAAACTGCACCTGCCTATTTCAATTGATCCGGATGATTCCTGA
- the ruvC gene encoding crossover junction endodeoxyribonuclease RuvC: MQKRILGLDPGLARLGFGILDCEQCEDTQEEHLNPLDFGVITTPSSQAVGDRLCTLYDDLQAIVTQWKPDLAAIEKLFFYRMGNTILVAQARGVLLLVLAQHQIPMVEYTPAQVKQTLTGYGKADKEEVQESVMLELALEEMPKPDDAADALAIALTAWFCQFD; the protein is encoded by the coding sequence ATTCAAAAACGGATTTTAGGGTTAGATCCAGGATTAGCCCGTTTGGGGTTTGGTATTCTGGACTGCGAGCAATGCGAGGATACCCAAGAGGAGCACTTGAATCCCTTGGATTTTGGAGTAATTACCACTCCGAGTTCCCAAGCTGTGGGAGATCGCCTCTGTACCCTTTATGATGACCTGCAAGCGATTGTCACCCAGTGGAAACCGGATCTAGCGGCGATCGAAAAATTGTTTTTCTATCGTATGGGTAATACGATTCTGGTGGCTCAAGCGCGAGGGGTGCTGCTCCTGGTTTTAGCTCAACACCAGATCCCTATGGTTGAATATACGCCTGCCCAAGTCAAGCAAACTCTGACCGGATATGGCAAGGCTGATAAGGAGGAAGTCCAAGAATCGGTGATGCTAGAGTTAGCTCTAGAAGAGATGCCCAAACCAGATGATGCGGCTGATGCGTTGGCGATCGCTTTAACGGCCTGGTTTTGCCAATTCGATTAA
- a CDS encoding inorganic phosphate transporter, with translation MDLLLPVLLAFYVACNLGANDVANSMGTSVGSKAITLTQAVLIAGILEFTGAVWFGSRVSETLATDLIHLEEFAPDLQLLFLGMVSVLLTCGLWLQIATSFGLPVASSHAIVGAIAGFSGVAIGPEAMDWSTLGRISLVWVITPVVSGSLAMVFYHRLKAWILDHPQSQLRLQEWIPWICTGLFSIFGAIVLPTLFANCSIPHLPNHTAMIGTAALGTLGLTALSWHQFSSEKPLERLFAQFQVISACFVAFAHGSNDVGNAIAPLAVISQIRQGDMLIAGNFQVPLWSLIVGAIGIVFGLAIWGKNVISTVGENITPLKPSGGFCAEVATATTILLASRFGFPVSTSHALVGAVVGIGIIQRSPSSPLKFKTLKEIGLVWAITLPLTASISATILAIVRLFWA, from the coding sequence ATGGATTTACTCTTACCTGTTCTACTGGCCTTCTACGTCGCCTGCAATTTGGGCGCGAATGATGTGGCCAATTCCATGGGAACATCTGTCGGATCGAAGGCCATTACCCTCACCCAAGCGGTCTTGATTGCAGGTATCTTAGAATTTACCGGAGCGGTTTGGTTTGGCTCTCGAGTCTCCGAAACCTTAGCCACCGACTTGATTCATCTAGAAGAATTTGCCCCCGATCTGCAACTTCTTTTTCTGGGGATGGTTTCTGTACTGCTCACCTGCGGACTGTGGTTACAAATCGCTACGAGCTTTGGATTACCTGTGGCTTCTTCCCATGCCATTGTCGGAGCGATCGCCGGGTTTAGCGGGGTGGCGATCGGCCCAGAAGCCATGGATTGGTCTACCCTGGGGCGCATTTCCCTCGTTTGGGTCATTACCCCAGTGGTCAGTGGTAGCCTGGCCATGGTCTTTTATCATCGCCTCAAAGCCTGGATTTTAGACCATCCTCAATCCCAGCTCAGGCTGCAAGAATGGATTCCCTGGATCTGTACGGGTTTATTCAGTATCTTTGGGGCAATTGTCTTGCCCACCCTATTTGCCAATTGTTCCATTCCCCATCTTCCCAATCATACTGCCATGATTGGCACAGCCGCCTTGGGCACTCTCGGTCTGACAGCCCTCAGTTGGCATCAGTTTAGCTCAGAAAAACCCCTAGAAAGACTCTTTGCCCAATTCCAGGTGATCAGCGCCTGTTTTGTCGCCTTTGCCCATGGCTCAAACGATGTCGGTAATGCGATCGCCCCCTTAGCCGTGATTAGCCAAATTAGACAGGGGGATATGCTGATAGCGGGAAACTTTCAAGTCCCCCTTTGGAGTTTAATCGTTGGAGCGATCGGCATTGTTTTCGGATTAGCCATTTGGGGTAAAAACGTAATTTCTACCGTCGGCGAAAACATTACCCCCCTCAAACCCAGTGGTGGGTTTTGCGCCGAAGTGGCTACGGCTACCACCATTTTACTCGCCTCCCGGTTTGGGTTTCCCGTCTCCACCTCCCATGCTCTCGTGGGTGCTGTCGTTGGCATTGGTATAATACAGCGATCGCCTTCTTCACCCCTCAAATTCAAGACCCTCAAAGAAATTGGCCTAGTTTGGGCAATCACCCTTCCCCTGACTGCTAGTATAAGTGCTACTATCTTGGCAATAGTTCGCCTGTTTTGGGCATAA